CAGCACCTTGAAAGCCTGAACGATGTGGTCAGCGGCGTGACCGGCATTCAGGTGCGCGAAACGGTGCCGGACCCTTTCTTTGACAGCGCCGATGAAGTGGTGCTGGTGGATTTACCGCCGGATGACCTGCGCCAGCGTCTGCACGAAGGCAAAGTCTATATTGGCGGTCAGGCGGAACGCGCGATTGAACACTTCTTTCGAAAAGGCAACCTGATTGCCCTGCGCGAACTGGCGCTGCGCCGCACAGCCGATCGCGTGGATGACCAAATGCGCGCCTGGCGCGACCGCCAGGGCGAAGAAAAAGTCTGGCACACGCGCGATGCGATTTTGCTTTGTGTCGGACACGGTGCCGGCAATGAGAAGCTGATCCGCACTGCCGCACGCCTGGCAGCAAAGCTCGGCAGCGCCTGGCATGCGGTGTATGTCGAAACCCCAACGTTGCATAAGCTACCGGAACCGCAGCGGCGGGCGATTTTAAGTTCGCTGCGTCTGGCGCAGGAGCTGGGCGCAGAAACCGCCACCCTTTCCGATCCGGCGGAAGACCGCGCCATTTTGCGTTACGCGCGCGAACATAATCTCGGCAAAATTCTGATTGGCAGACGCAACAAACACCAGTGGTGGAGCCGGGAATCCTTTGCCGACAAGCTTGCCAGGCGCGCGCCGGATCTCGATCTGGTGATTATCGCGCTGGAAGATGCGCCAACTCCCCTGCCCGCCCGCGCCGGGGATGGGCGACCGTTTATGGATCGCTTTCGCGTGCAGCTTAAAGGCTGCGTTGTCGCGCTTGCGCTTTGCGCCGCCATTACGTTAATTGCTATGCAGTGGCTGACGGCGTTTGATGCCGCCAACCTGGTGATGATCTATCTGCTTGGCGTGGTGCTGGTGGCGCTATTTTTTGGCCGCTGGCCCTCCGCTTTCGCCACGGTGATTAACGTTGTCAGTTTTGATCTCTTTTTTATCGCCCCGCGCGGTACGCTGGCGGTTTCCGATGTGCAATACCTGCTGACGTTTGGCGTAATGCTGACGGTAGGCCTGGTGATTGGTAACCTGACGGCGGGTGTTCGTTACCAGGCGCGGGTGGCGCGCTACCGGGAGCAGCGCACCCGCCATCTGTATGAGATGTCAAAAGCGCTGGCGGTTGGGCGTAGCAATCAGGATATCGCGGCGACCAGCGAAACCTTTATCCACTCTACTTTTAATGCGCGCAGCAAACTGCTGCTGCCGGATAGCCACGGTCAGTTGGCGGCTGTGACGCAGACGCACGGTATGACGCCGTGGGATGACGCCATCGCCCGCTGGAGTTTTGATAAAGGCCAGCCGGCAGGCGCGGGCACCGATACGCTGCCCGGCGTGCCGTATCAAATTTTGCCGCTAAAAAGCGATCAAAAAACCCATGGCTTGTTGATTGTTGAACCGGCGAATCTGCGTCAGTTAATGATCCCGGAGCAGCAACGCCTGCTGGAAACTTTCACCCTGCTGGTCGCCAGCGCGCTGGAGCGCCAGGCATTAGCCACCAGCGAAGAGCAAGCACGGCTTGCCAGCGAGCGCGAAAGCATCCGCAACTCGCTGCTGGCGGCGCTATCCCACGATCTGCGCACGCCGCTAACGGTGCTGTTTGGTCAGGCGGAGATCCTGACGCTGGATCTGGCCAGCGAAGGTTCAGCACATGCGCCGCAAGCCAACGAAATCCGCCAGCATGTGCTGAATACCACGCGGCTGGTAAACAATTTGCTGGATATGGCGCGCATTCAGTCTGGCGGCTTTAACCTGAAAAAAGAGTGGCTGACCCTCGAAGAGGTGATTGGCAGCGCGTTGCGAACGCTGGAGCCAGGGCTTGGCGGCCAGCATATTGCGCTCGACCTGCCCGACCCACTGATGCTGGTGCATGTGGACGGCCCGTTGTTTGAGCGCGTGCTGATTAATCTGCTGGAAAATGCGGTGAAATATGCCGGACATCGCGCCGAAATCGGCATTACCGCGCACAGCACACCGGACCAGTTAACGCTGGATGTATGGGATAACGGGCCGGGGATCCCCGCGGGCCAGGAAGCAGCGATTTTCGATAAATTCGCCCGCGGTACTAAAGAGTCAGCCATTCCCGGCGTTGGGCTGGGGCTGGCGATTTGCCAGGCGATTGTCGAGGTGCATGGCGGCACCATCGCCGCCCGCAACCGCCCACAAGGCGGCGCGCTATTTTGTGTTACACTTCCACGGGAAACACCGCCGCAACTGGATGAATTACCTGAGGATCTGTGATCAACGTTCTGATTGTTGAAGATGAACAAGCTATCCGCCGTTTTCTGCGTACCGCGCTGGAAGCCGAAGGGCTGCGCGTCCATGAAGCAGAGACACTTCAGCGCGGACTAATTGAAGCCGCCACCCGTAAACCGGATTTGGTGATCCTCGATTTGGGGCTGCCAGACGGCGACGGGCTCGACTTTATCCGTGACCTGCGCCAGTGGAGCAAGATGCCAGTGATTGTGCTCTCTGCGCGTACAGAAGAGAGCGACAAAATCGCCGCGCTGGATGCAGGTGCCGATGATTATCTCAGCAAGCCGTTTGGCATTGGCGAATTGCAGGCGCGCCTGCGCGTCGCGCTGCGCCGCCATGCCGCCGCCACACCCGATGAGCCGGTGGTCACCTTTTCGGATATCCACGTCGATCTGGCTAACCGCCGCATTCAACGCGGTGAGGAAGAACTGCATCTCACGCCGATTGAGTTTCGCCTGCTGGCGGTGCTGCTCAATAACCACGGGAAAGTCCTGACGCAGCGCCAGCTGCTTAGCCAGGTATGGGGACCAAACGCCGTGGAACACAGCCATTATCTGCGTATTTATATGGGGCATCTGCGGCAAAAGCTGGAGGTCGATCCGGCGCGTCCTCGCCATTTACTGACGGAAACAGGTATCGGCTACCGGTTTATGCTCTGACGGCGTATCCTTCTGATTTTTGGGAGGGGAATCATGAGTGCCTGGTTAATTTATGCCTTGTTGTCGGCGCTGACCGCTGCGCTGGTGGCCATTTTCGGCAAAATCGGTTTACAACATCTTGATGCTAATACCGCTACCGCCATCCGCGCGGTGGTGATGGCAATTTTTCTGGTTGGCGTGGTGGTGGTTCAGGGCAAGCTGTCGCTGATTTCGACGGTTTTCGCCGATAAAAAAGCGCTGCTGTTTGTGGTGCTGAGCGGTGTGGCCGGGGCGCTGTCGTGGCTGTTCTACTTTATGGCGATCAAAACCGGTAACGTGTCCCGCGTGGCGCCGATTGATAAGCTAAGCGTAGTGTTTGCGGTGATTCTGGCAGTGGTGCTGTTTGGCGAAAAGGTTTCTTTGATTTCTGGCGCGGGTGTCGCGCTGATCACCGCCGGGGCGCTGATGGTGGCGCTGGGGTAATCGCTAACAGGCAGTAAAAAGGCTCCCTAGGGAGCCTTTTCTTTTCAGCGCTTAGGCGTTTTTCAGCACTTCGCTGACAATCTCTACCGCTTCTTTTTCGATCTGCTTACGGTGTTCAGCACCAAGGAAGCTTTCACAGTAGATTTTGTAGGCGTCTTCGGTGCCTGACGGACGCGCGGCGAACCAGCCGTTGTCGGTCATCACTTTCAGCCCGCCAATGGATGCGCCGTTGCCCGGTGCCGCAGTAAGACGCGCGGTGATCGGATCACCAGCGAGCGTGCTGGCGCTAACCATTTCCGGGGAAAGTTTAGACAGTGCCGCTTTCTGTGCGGAAGAAGCAGAAGCCTGCAAGCGGTTGTAGCTCGGCGCGCCGAAACGCTCTGCCAGCTCATCGTAGTGCTGCTGCGGGTTTTTCCCGGTGACGGCGGTGATTTCCGCAGCCAGCAGGCACATGATGATGCCGTCTTTATCCGTTGACCACGGTGTGCCGTCGAAACGCAGGAACGAAGCCCCCGCGCTCTCTTCGCCGCCGAAGCCGAAGCTGCCATCGTGCAGACCATCAACAAACCATTTAAAGCCGACCGGCACTTCCACCAGTTTGCGGCCCAGGTCATTCACTACGCGGTCGATCATCGCCGAGGAAACCAGCGTTTTACCAACGGCTACCTCTTTGCCCCACTGCGGACGGTGCTGGAACAGGTAATTGATCGCCACCGCCAGGTAGTGGTTCGGGTTCATCAGGCCAGCCGGTGTAACAATGCCGTGACGATCGTAGTCCGGATCGTTGGCGAAGGCCAGATCGAACTTGTCACGCAGCGCCAGCAAGCCCGCCATGGCGCACTCGGAGGAGCAATCCATACGGATAACGCCATCTTTATCGAGATGCATAAAGCGGAACGTCTGATCGACCTGATCGTTAACGATGGTCAAATCCAGCTTGTAGTGCTCAGCAATGCGTTTCCAGTACTCAATACCGGAGCCACCCAGCGGGTCAACGCCCAGTTTCAGACCCGCTTTCTGGATAGCCGCCATATCGACGATATCCGCCAACCCTTCAATAAACGGCTGTACCAGATCTTTTTCCGTCACATGACCGGACGCCAGCGCGGCATCCAGCGTAATGCGTTTTACGCCTTTCAGGCCATCTGCCAGCAGTGCGTTAGCGCGATCTTCCACCACTTTGGTGACGTTGGTGTCCGCCGGGCCGCCGTTCGGCGGGTTGTATTTGATCCCACCATCTTCCGGTGGGTTATGTGATGGCGTAATAACGATACCGTCAGCCTGCGCGCCGCCGTTTTTGTTGTGAACCAGGATAGCGTTTGAGATGGCAGGCGTCGGCGTGAAGCCGTTATTTTCCTGCACGATAATGTCCACACCGTTGGCTGCCAGCACTTCCAGCACAGAGATAAACGCCGGTTCAGACAGCGCGTGGGTATCTTTACCCACATAGCACGGGCCGGTAATACCGTTTTTCGCACGCTCTTCGGCGATAGCCTGAGCGATGGCGAGGATATGTTGCTCGTTGAAGCTGTGGCGACCTGCGCTGCCACGGTGACCGGATGTTCCGAACTTCACCGCATGTTCTGAATTTCCAATTTCCGGTTTCAGCACGTAATACTGCGCAGTAAGCTGAGCGACGTTGATCAAATCGCCCTGTTGTGCAGGTTGCCCCGCACGCGGATGGTTAGCCATTGCCTGGTCCTTTCAATGCAAGGATTAAATTGTGCCGCAAACTTTTTCAATCAATTCCGCGGGGAACTGCATTGATTGCATGATGTGCTCGATCATGCTGCATTTACGACCCGTATTGGTGTTGGTGATGACCCAGTAAGGGGTGTCCGGCACCTGTTTCGGCTTGGTTTGATTGCCGTTTTGCAAAAGCGTTTGCTCGTTCGCGGCAAAGTATACGCGGGTGCGCCCATGCAGAGACTCGGTGGATTCCGTAAACCCTTTTTCATCCAGTAAGTAGAGTGTAGACAGCACCAGCAGGAAACGATTCACCGCCTTTTTCTGCTCGGCGTATTCATCAGACAGAAGCAGCTCGCGCACGGCACGGACTTTGTCTTTGGCGGTGTTTGTCGGTTTAACCCCTTCAACGGTGCTGACAGTACGCGTCTCTTTTACTGGCGCGAGGGAAGCGGCAGGCTGTGATGATTGAGGAACGGCGGAAAATTTTAACATGCGCCGTAAAATGTCGGATGCGCTCTCGCCAATGTGCTTCGTGTGGCTGGCAATATAACTGTAGAGCTCATCATCAACTTCGATCGTTTTCATCTTAATCCAGTGCGATATCTTATCTGAATACAAGTGTTGGGATTATAAAGTGAAATCTCAACAGCGGATAGCGTCAAACCAGGATGGCGGCAAAAGTAAGAGTAATTCTTAACCTTGCGGCCGGGCGGCAGAATGTTCAACATAATAACCTAACCCGAATCAGTGAAAAAAAGAACTTTGCCATGAAATTGAATACGCGCGCGCAAACTGCGCAACATCCGCACAACAATTCTCCGATCGTCCTTGTTCACGGTCTTTTCGGTAGCCTTGATAATCTTGGAGTGCTCGCCCGTGAACTGGTTCAGGATCATGACGTGTTGCAAGTGGATATGCGTAACCACGGCCTTTCAGACCGCTCTTCAGAAATGAACTACCCGGCCATGGCGCAGGATCTGCTGGATACGTTGAACGCTCATCAGTTCGACAAAGCGACCTTTATTGGTCACTCCATGGGCGGTAAAGCCGTGATGGCGTTAACAGCGCTCGCGCCAGAGCGTATTGATCAACTGGTGGCGATTGATATTGCGCCTGTGGATTACCAGGTGCGCCGCCATGACGAAATTTTTGCCGCCATCAACGCGGTCAGTGATGCAGAAGCATCCACTCGCCAGCAAGCTGCAACCCTGATGCGTGAACATATAAATGAAGAAGGTGTCATTCAGTTCCTGCTGAAATCCTTTGTCGACGGTACGTGGCGTTTCAACGTGCCGGTGTTATGGGAGCAATACCCGCATATTGTCGGCTGGGAAACGGTTCCGGCCTGGAACAAACCGGCTCTGTTTGTTCGCGGTGGAAATTCCCCTTACGTCACTGAAGCCTACCGTGACACGCTGCTGGCGCAGTTCCCACAAGCGCGAGCGCATGTGATTGCCGGTGCCGGCCATTGGGTTCATGCCGAGAAACCCGACGCGGTTTTGCGTGCTATTCGTCGCTATCTCGCTGAAAAGACAAATTGATTAAAAAGGCGGCGACTGGTCGTTTCAACGCGCCCGGTCGTTGGCGTGTCCGTTGTGCTGATGTATGATGGCGCGCTATTCAGCCCGGGCGCGCCGCCCGATTGCTTGTTTTTCCCGTAGTATGCTTAGACCATGGCTAAAGAACAAACGGACCGTACGACACTAGATCTGTTCGCGAATGAGCGTCGCCCGGGACGGCCGAAGACAAACCCGCTCTCGCGCGATGAACAATTGCGCATCAACAAACGCAATCAGCTAAAACGCGATAAAGTTCGTGGGCTTAAGCGTGTCGAATTAAAACTCAACGTGGAAGCCGTCGATGCGTTAAACGAGCTGGCGGAAGCGCGTGATATGAGCCGCAGCGAGCTTATCGAAGAGATGCTGCTGGCGCAGCTGAAGGCATTGCGCGGCTAGCGAATCCTCCGAAACATCATCGAAATAACACTTTCATGTGTCATACAGTGCAGTCCGACGCGATAGCAGTTTCCGCGTGCTTCCCTGTTCTGCTATGATTGCCCTTATCTGTAGGCGTAGCGCCACCACCATACTCATTAAGTTTCAAGAGGTTATTTTACTCATGGCAATTACAGGCATTTTCTTCGGCAGCGACACCGGCAACACCGAAAACATCGCGAAAATGATTCAGAGTCAGCTTGGTAAAGACGTTGCCGACGTACATGACATTGCCAAGAGCAGCAAAGAAGATATCGAAGGGTATGACATTCTGTTGCTCGGCATTCCTACCTGGTACTATGGTGAAGCGCAGTGCGACTGGGATGACTTTTTCCCGACGCTGGAAGAGATCGACTTTAACGGTAAATTAGTTGCGCTGTTCGGCTGTGGCGACCAGGAAGATTACGCGGAATATTTCTGCGATGCGCTGGGCACCATTCGCGATATCATCGAACCGCGCGGCGCGACCATTGTTGGTCACTGGCCGACTGCGGGCTACCATTTTGAAGCCTCTAAAGGTCTGGCGGACGATGACCACTTCGTTGGCCTGGCGATTGACGAAGACCGTCAACCTGAGCTGACTTCCGAACGCGTTCAAAAATGGGTAAAACAGGTTCGCGAAGAGTTGCACCTGGACGATATCCTTAATGCCTGAGTTTTTTACGGCGTAATCTGTGGATTGCGCCGTATTAATAGATAAAAGCAATGGAAATAATTGCTACAAATTTTTAACTTTTTTATCCATCGCTGTACAATGAGCCCTGCTAAACTGGGTGCCGCCGTAAAGGACTTTGCTGGCGACACCACGTTTTATAAGCTTACTTTACTTGAGGGCTTGCAGTTTTCATCCAGCCATGGCAGTTCTATAATGAGACGCATTACCCCAGGTGCATTCCTTATAACTTCCGCTAAGGAAGTGAATCGTATAGCAACAGGACAGATTCCGCATGACTGACAACAATACCGCATTAAAGAAGGCCGGCCTGAAAGTCACGCTTCCTCGGTTAAAAATCCTTGAAGTGCTTCAGGAACCGGATAACCATCATGTCAGTGCGGAAGATTTATACAAACGACTGATCGACATGGGCGAAGAGATCGGACTGGCAACGGTTTACCGTGTACTGAACCAGTTTGACGACGCCGGGATTGTGACCCGTCATAACTTCGAAGGCGGCAAGTCCGTTTTTGAACTGACTCAGCAACATCACCACGATCACCTGATCTGCCTCGATTGCGGCAAGGTGATTGAATTCAGTGATGACTCCATTGAAGCGCGTCAGCGTGAAATCGCCGCGAAACACGGCATTCGCCTGACTAACCACAGTCTTTACCTTTACGGTCACTGCGCCGAAGGTGACTGCCGCGAAGATGAACACGCGCACGACGCGAAATAACAGCTTTTGAAGCCTAAAAAGCCAACCTGACGGTTGGCTTTTTTTTGCCTGCAATACTGGCAAAAAAGAAAAACCCGGCAAGCTCGCGCCGCCGGGTGTAATCACTGCCTCACATTACGCTTTTACGCTGTCGACACGGCTAAAGCGTTTACCGTCCGGGCTGAC
This genomic interval from Kosakonia sacchari SP1 contains the following:
- the seqA gene encoding replication initiation negative regulator SeqA, whose product is MKTIEVDDELYSYIASHTKHIGESASDILRRMLKFSAVPQSSQPAASLAPVKETRTVSTVEGVKPTNTAKDKVRAVRELLLSDEYAEQKKAVNRFLLVLSTLYLLDEKGFTESTESLHGRTRVYFAANEQTLLQNGNQTKPKQVPDTPYWVITNTNTGRKCSMIEHIMQSMQFPAELIEKVCGTI
- the kdpD gene encoding two-component system sensor histidine kinase KdpD, encoding MTDEPLRPNPDRLLEHAATAHRGKLKVFFGACAGVGKTFAMLQEAQRLRAQGLDILIGVVETHGRKETAALLEGLATQPARRIHHRGRLIQEFDLDAALARRPALILMDELAHSNAPGSRHPKRWQDVEELLEAGIDVFTTVNVQHLESLNDVVSGVTGIQVRETVPDPFFDSADEVVLVDLPPDDLRQRLHEGKVYIGGQAERAIEHFFRKGNLIALRELALRRTADRVDDQMRAWRDRQGEEKVWHTRDAILLCVGHGAGNEKLIRTAARLAAKLGSAWHAVYVETPTLHKLPEPQRRAILSSLRLAQELGAETATLSDPAEDRAILRYAREHNLGKILIGRRNKHQWWSRESFADKLARRAPDLDLVIIALEDAPTPLPARAGDGRPFMDRFRVQLKGCVVALALCAAITLIAMQWLTAFDAANLVMIYLLGVVLVALFFGRWPSAFATVINVVSFDLFFIAPRGTLAVSDVQYLLTFGVMLTVGLVIGNLTAGVRYQARVARYREQRTRHLYEMSKALAVGRSNQDIAATSETFIHSTFNARSKLLLPDSHGQLAAVTQTHGMTPWDDAIARWSFDKGQPAGAGTDTLPGVPYQILPLKSDQKTHGLLIVEPANLRQLMIPEQQRLLETFTLLVASALERQALATSEEQARLASERESIRNSLLAALSHDLRTPLTVLFGQAEILTLDLASEGSAHAPQANEIRQHVLNTTRLVNNLLDMARIQSGGFNLKKEWLTLEEVIGSALRTLEPGLGGQHIALDLPDPLMLVHVDGPLFERVLINLLENAVKYAGHRAEIGITAHSTPDQLTLDVWDNGPGIPAGQEAAIFDKFARGTKESAIPGVGLGLAICQAIVEVHGGTIAARNRPQGGALFCVTLPRETPPQLDELPEDL
- the kdpE gene encoding two-component system response regulator KdpE, translated to MINVLIVEDEQAIRRFLRTALEAEGLRVHEAETLQRGLIEAATRKPDLVILDLGLPDGDGLDFIRDLRQWSKMPVIVLSARTEESDKIAALDAGADDYLSKPFGIGELQARLRVALRRHAAATPDEPVVTFSDIHVDLANRRIQRGEEELHLTPIEFRLLAVLLNNHGKVLTQRQLLSQVWGPNAVEHSHYLRIYMGHLRQKLEVDPARPRHLLTETGIGYRFML
- a CDS encoding EamA family transporter — encoded protein: MSAWLIYALLSALTAALVAIFGKIGLQHLDANTATAIRAVVMAIFLVGVVVVQGKLSLISTVFADKKALLFVVLSGVAGALSWLFYFMAIKTGNVSRVAPIDKLSVVFAVILAVVLFGEKVSLISGAGVALITAGALMVALG
- the fur gene encoding ferric iron uptake transcriptional regulator — protein: MTDNNTALKKAGLKVTLPRLKILEVLQEPDNHHVSAEDLYKRLIDMGEEIGLATVYRVLNQFDDAGIVTRHNFEGGKSVFELTQQHHHDHLICLDCGKVIEFSDDSIEARQREIAAKHGIRLTNHSLYLYGHCAEGDCREDEHAHDAK
- the pgm gene encoding phosphoglucomutase (alpha-D-glucose-1,6-bisphosphate-dependent); this translates as MANHPRAGQPAQQGDLINVAQLTAQYYVLKPEIGNSEHAVKFGTSGHRGSAGRHSFNEQHILAIAQAIAEERAKNGITGPCYVGKDTHALSEPAFISVLEVLAANGVDIIVQENNGFTPTPAISNAILVHNKNGGAQADGIVITPSHNPPEDGGIKYNPPNGGPADTNVTKVVEDRANALLADGLKGVKRITLDAALASGHVTEKDLVQPFIEGLADIVDMAAIQKAGLKLGVDPLGGSGIEYWKRIAEHYKLDLTIVNDQVDQTFRFMHLDKDGVIRMDCSSECAMAGLLALRDKFDLAFANDPDYDRHGIVTPAGLMNPNHYLAVAINYLFQHRPQWGKEVAVGKTLVSSAMIDRVVNDLGRKLVEVPVGFKWFVDGLHDGSFGFGGEESAGASFLRFDGTPWSTDKDGIIMCLLAAEITAVTGKNPQQHYDELAERFGAPSYNRLQASASSAQKAALSKLSPEMVSASTLAGDPITARLTAAPGNGASIGGLKVMTDNGWFAARPSGTEDAYKIYCESFLGAEHRKQIEKEAVEIVSEVLKNA
- the ybfF gene encoding esterase encodes the protein MKLNTRAQTAQHPHNNSPIVLVHGLFGSLDNLGVLARELVQDHDVLQVDMRNHGLSDRSSEMNYPAMAQDLLDTLNAHQFDKATFIGHSMGGKAVMALTALAPERIDQLVAIDIAPVDYQVRRHDEIFAAINAVSDAEASTRQQAATLMREHINEEGVIQFLLKSFVDGTWRFNVPVLWEQYPHIVGWETVPAWNKPALFVRGGNSPYVTEAYRDTLLAQFPQARAHVIAGAGHWVHAEKPDAVLRAIRRYLAEKTN
- the fldA gene encoding flavodoxin FldA, which codes for MAITGIFFGSDTGNTENIAKMIQSQLGKDVADVHDIAKSSKEDIEGYDILLLGIPTWYYGEAQCDWDDFFPTLEEIDFNGKLVALFGCGDQEDYAEYFCDALGTIRDIIEPRGATIVGHWPTAGYHFEASKGLADDDHFVGLAIDEDRQPELTSERVQKWVKQVREELHLDDILNA
- the ybfE gene encoding LexA regulated protein, translating into MAKEQTDRTTLDLFANERRPGRPKTNPLSRDEQLRINKRNQLKRDKVRGLKRVELKLNVEAVDALNELAEARDMSRSELIEEMLLAQLKALRG